The sequence ACCAGGGTGGCGACGGGGGGAATGTCCAACAGACCACGGCTCACCACCACATAACTGCCGATGAAGCTGCCCATACCCATCAAGGTGGGGAGCCCGGTGGCGATGGCCACACGTCGTGCCATGCGATTGGCGACGGCGGGTGGGATGGCCTGTGGGTTGGTCGGTGTGGAACGACCTTTGGTTGCTTTGGATTGGCTCGAGGGGACGCTTGGAGCAAGTCCGCCGCCACCTGTTTGTGGGCGGGAGCGGTTTTTCCCCTCCTTTGCCATCTCAGCCGCGGATGCCCAGCTTTTGGATCAGGTCGGTGTAGCGCTTCTCGCTGTTGCTGCGCAGGTAGCTGAGGAGGCGCTTGCGGCGACCGATCATCTTCAGCAGACCCTGGCGGGACGAGAAGTCATGGATGTTGCCTTGCAGGTGACCACTCAGCTTGCTGATGCGCTCGCTCAGCATCGCCACCTGAACTTCCACGGAACCGGTGTCGGTGCCATGGGTCTGGTGAGCGTTGATTAGTTCCTGCTTCTTGGTTGTGTCGAGCGACATGCGCGGCGTCTGGCCCTGACGGTGCAAACAACCAACTTACTGCCCCGTGGGGCAGACCACGCCTCAGGCTGCATCGCGGGAGAGGTAACGCAGGCTTTCACGTAGCCAGGCGTCACCGTCCTCACCCAACTCCTGGCTTTGCTGGCTGACGGCCCGCAGGGCCCGGTTGATCTCCAGTGCTTCGTAGCCCAGGGCCGCAAGGGTCAGCTGAACTTCCTCCCTGACGCCCTCCGCTGGACCCCCTACGCCGTCGCCGGCCTGAAGATCATCGGCTTGGCTCAACTGCAGGCTCTCGCCGTAGCGCTCCTGCAGCCGCGTTCGCAACTCCACTGAGAGCCGCTCTGCGGTGCGCTTGCCCACCCCGGGCGCCTGGCAGAGCTGACGCAGGTCGGCCTGCACAATCGCTCGCACCAGCTCTTCGCAACTCAGAAGACCGAGTAGCCCCAGGGCCATCTGCGGCCCAACGCCGCTGACGGCCACAAGCTCGCGGAATAGATCCCGCTCATGCCGCGCAGAGAAGCCGTAGAGCGTCCAGCTGTCCTCACGGATGACCTGGTGGATATGAAGGGTGGCTTCTGTGCCGTTCCCCCCGAGCTGATCCCAGTGCCTGCGGGGCATGTGGACTTCGTAGCCCACGCCTGAACAGACCAGCAGAACGGCGAATCGGTTGTTCAGATGCCAGCGATCGGCGAGTTGCCCTTGCAGCCAGCCGATCATGGGGAGACGCTTACTGCTGCCCATGCTGCCCGGTCTGACCACCCAGGCTGATCGCCTTGCACCACTTTCCCGCCTGTTGAGTTGGGGTTTCGCCCTGCTGTTGACGGCCGTACTGGGCCTGGGGCTCGGGGGATGTGTCGGTTCCGGGCAGCCGCCCCAAAAGGTGTTGCTCTCGGCTCTGGCACTCCAGATCGACCTGACCCAACGCTCGATCGCCGATGCCCTGACCTTGGATGCTGCTGGTCCGCCGCAGGTCAGTCGCGTTCGCGTGGAGTCCCAGGAGAGCCTTCC is a genomic window of Synechococcus sp. A10-1-5-1 containing:
- a CDS encoding PAM68 family protein, with amino-acid sequence MAKEGKNRSRPQTGGGGLAPSVPSSQSKATKGRSTPTNPQAIPPAVANRMARRVAIATGLPTLMGMGSFIGSYVVVSRGLLDIPPVATLVTSGGFFLLGLVGLSYGVLSASWETSAGSLLGFEQVGVNINRLRNSVKRPPASS
- the rpsO gene encoding 30S ribosomal protein S15, with the translated sequence MSLDTTKKQELINAHQTHGTDTGSVEVQVAMLSERISKLSGHLQGNIHDFSSRQGLLKMIGRRKRLLSYLRSNSEKRYTDLIQKLGIRG
- the ruvA gene encoding Holliday junction branch migration protein RuvA, whose amino-acid sequence is MIGWLQGQLADRWHLNNRFAVLLVCSGVGYEVHMPRRHWDQLGGNGTEATLHIHQVIREDSWTLYGFSARHERDLFRELVAVSGVGPQMALGLLGLLSCEELVRAIVQADLRQLCQAPGVGKRTAERLSVELRTRLQERYGESLQLSQADDLQAGDGVGGPAEGVREEVQLTLAALGYEALEINRALRAVSQQSQELGEDGDAWLRESLRYLSRDAA